The Homo sapiens chromosome 19 genomic scaffold, GRCh38.p14 alternate locus group ALT_REF_LOCI_4 HSCHR19LRC_LRC_J_CTG3_1 genome has a segment encoding these proteins:
- the NCR1 gene encoding natural cytotoxicity triggering receptor 1 isoform d precursor (isoform d precursor is encoded by transcript variant 4) yields the protein MSSTLPALLCVGLCLSQRISAQQQMYDTPTLSVHPGPEVISGEKVTFYCRLDTATSMFLLLKEGRSSHVQRGYGKVQAEFPLGPVTTAHRGTYRCFGSYNNHAWSFPSEPVKLLVTGDIENTSLAPEDPTFPADTWGTYLLTTETGLQKDHALWDHTAQNLLRMGLAFLVLVALVWFLVEDWLSRKRTRERASRASTWEGRRRLNTQTL from the exons ATGTCTTCCACactccctgccctgctctgcgTCG GGCTGTGTCTGAGTCAGAGGATCAGCGCCCAGCAGC AAATGTATGACACACCCACCCTCTCGGTTCATCCTGGACCCGAAGTGATCTCGGGAGAGAAGGTGACCTTCTACTGCCGTCTAGACACTGCAACAAGCATGTTCTTACTGCTCAAGGAGGGAAGATCCAGCCACGTACAGCGCGGATACGGGAAGGTCCAGGCGGAGTTCCCCCTGGGCCCTGTGACCACAGCCCACCGAGGGACATACCGATGTTTTGGCTCCTATAACAACCATGCCTGGTCTTTCCCCAGTGAGCCAGTGAAGCTCCTGGTCACAG GCGACATTGAGAACACCAGCCTTGCACCTGAAGACCCCACCTTTCCTG CAGACACTTGGGGCACCTACCTTTTAACCACAGAGACGGGACTCCAGAAAG ACCATGCCCTCTGGGATCACACTGCCCAGAATCTCCTTCGGATGGGCCTGGCCTTTCTAGTCCTGGTGGCTCTAGTGTGGTTCCTGGTTGAAGACTGGCTCAGCAGGAAGAGGACTAGAGAGCGAGCCAGCAGAGCTTCCACTTGGGAAGGCAGGAGAAGGCTGAACACACAGACTCTTTGA
- the NCR1 gene encoding natural cytotoxicity triggering receptor 1 isoform e precursor (isoform e precursor is encoded by transcript variant 5): MSSTLPALLCVGLCLSQRISAQQQMYDTPTLSVHPGPEVISGEKVTFYCRLDTATSMFLLLKEGRSSHVQRGYGKVQAEFPLGPVTTAHRGTYRCFGSYNNHAWSFPSEPVKLLVTGDIENTSLAPEDPTFPDHALWDHTAQNLLRMGLAFLVLVALVWFLVEDWLSRKRTRERASRASTWEGRRRLNTQTL; encoded by the exons ATGTCTTCCACactccctgccctgctctgcgTCG GGCTGTGTCTGAGTCAGAGGATCAGCGCCCAGCAGC AAATGTATGACACACCCACCCTCTCGGTTCATCCTGGACCCGAAGTGATCTCGGGAGAGAAGGTGACCTTCTACTGCCGTCTAGACACTGCAACAAGCATGTTCTTACTGCTCAAGGAGGGAAGATCCAGCCACGTACAGCGCGGATACGGGAAGGTCCAGGCGGAGTTCCCCCTGGGCCCTGTGACCACAGCCCACCGAGGGACATACCGATGTTTTGGCTCCTATAACAACCATGCCTGGTCTTTCCCCAGTGAGCCAGTGAAGCTCCTGGTCACAG GCGACATTGAGAACACCAGCCTTGCACCTGAAGACCCCACCTTTCCTG ACCATGCCCTCTGGGATCACACTGCCCAGAATCTCCTTCGGATGGGCCTGGCCTTTCTAGTCCTGGTGGCTCTAGTGTGGTTCCTGGTTGAAGACTGGCTCAGCAGGAAGAGGACTAGAGAGCGAGCCAGCAGAGCTTCCACTTGGGAAGGCAGGAGAAGGCTGAACACACAGACTCTTTGA
- the NCR1 gene encoding natural cytotoxicity triggering receptor 1 isoform a precursor (isoform a precursor is encoded by transcript variant 1; The RefSeq protein has 1 substitution compared to this genomic sequence): MSSTLPALLCVGLCLSQRISAQQQTLPKPFIWAEPHFMVPKEKQVTICCQGNYGAVEYQLHFEGSLFAVDRPKPPERINKVQFYIPDMNSRMAGQYSCIYRVGELWSEPSNLLDLVVTEMYDTPTLSVHPGPEVISGEKVTFYCRLDTATSMFLLLKEGRSSHVQRGYGKVQAEFPLGPVTTAHRGTYRCFGSYNNHAWSFPSEPVKLLVTGDIENTSLAPEDPTFPADTWGTYLLTTETGLQKDHALWDHTAQNLLRMGLAFLVLVALVWFLVEDWLSRKRTRERASRASTWEGRRRLNTQTL, from the exons ATGTCTTCCACactccctgccctgctctgcgTCG GGCTGTGTCTGAGTCAGAGGATCAGCGCCCAGCAGC AGACTCTCCCAAAACCGTTCATCTGGGCCGAGCCCCATTTCATGGTTCCAAAGGAAAAGCAAGTGACCATCTGTTGCCAGGGAAATTATGGGGCTGTTGAATACCAGCTGCACTTTGAAGGAAGCCTTTTTGCCGTGGACAGACCAAAACCCCCTGAGCGGATTAACAAAGTCAAATTCTACATCCCGGACATGAACTCCCGCATGGCAGGGCAATACAGCTGCATCTATCGGGTTGGGGAGCTCTGGTCAGAGCCCAGCAACTTGCTGGATCTGGTGGTAACAG AAATGTATGACACACCCACCCTCTCGGTTCATCCTGGACCCGAAGTGATCTCGGGAGAGAAGGTGACCTTCTACTGCCGTCTAGACACTGCAACAAGCATGTTCTTACTGCTCAAGGAGGGAAGATCCAGCCACGTACAGCGCGGATACGGGAAGGTCCAGGCGGAGTTCCCCCTGGGCCCTGTGACCACAGCCCACCGAGGGACATACCGATGTTTTGGCTCCTATAACAACCATGCCTGGTCTTTCCCCAGTGAGCCAGTGAAGCTCCTGGTCACAG GCGACATTGAGAACACCAGCCTTGCACCTGAAGACCCCACCTTTCCTG CAGACACTTGGGGCACCTACCTTTTAACCACAGAGACGGGACTCCAGAAAG ACCATGCCCTCTGGGATCACACTGCCCAGAATCTCCTTCGGATGGGCCTGGCCTTTCTAGTCCTGGTGGCTCTAGTGTGGTTCCTGGTTGAAGACTGGCTCAGCAGGAAGAGGACTAGAGAGCGAGCCAGCAGAGCTTCCACTTGGGAAGGCAGGAGAAGGCTGAACACACAGACTCTTTGA
- the NCR1 gene encoding natural cytotoxicity triggering receptor 1 isoform b precursor (isoform b precursor is encoded by transcript variant 2; The RefSeq protein has 1 substitution compared to this genomic sequence), protein MSSTLPALLCVGLCLSQRISAQQQTLPKPFIWAEPHFMVPKEKQVTICCQGNYGAVEYQLHFEGSLFAVDRPKPPERINKVQFYIPDMNSRMAGQYSCIYRVGELWSEPSNLLDLVVTEMYDTPTLSVHPGPEVISGEKVTFYCRLDTATSMFLLLKEGRSSHVQRGYGKVQAEFPLGPVTTAHRGTYRCFGSYNNHAWSFPSEPVKLLVTGDIENTSLAPEDPTFPDTWGTYLLTTETGLQKDHALWDHTAQNLLRMGLAFLVLVALVWFLVEDWLSRKRTRERASRASTWEGRRRLNTQTL, encoded by the exons ATGTCTTCCACactccctgccctgctctgcgTCG GGCTGTGTCTGAGTCAGAGGATCAGCGCCCAGCAGC AGACTCTCCCAAAACCGTTCATCTGGGCCGAGCCCCATTTCATGGTTCCAAAGGAAAAGCAAGTGACCATCTGTTGCCAGGGAAATTATGGGGCTGTTGAATACCAGCTGCACTTTGAAGGAAGCCTTTTTGCCGTGGACAGACCAAAACCCCCTGAGCGGATTAACAAAGTCAAATTCTACATCCCGGACATGAACTCCCGCATGGCAGGGCAATACAGCTGCATCTATCGGGTTGGGGAGCTCTGGTCAGAGCCCAGCAACTTGCTGGATCTGGTGGTAACAG AAATGTATGACACACCCACCCTCTCGGTTCATCCTGGACCCGAAGTGATCTCGGGAGAGAAGGTGACCTTCTACTGCCGTCTAGACACTGCAACAAGCATGTTCTTACTGCTCAAGGAGGGAAGATCCAGCCACGTACAGCGCGGATACGGGAAGGTCCAGGCGGAGTTCCCCCTGGGCCCTGTGACCACAGCCCACCGAGGGACATACCGATGTTTTGGCTCCTATAACAACCATGCCTGGTCTTTCCCCAGTGAGCCAGTGAAGCTCCTGGTCACAG GCGACATTGAGAACACCAGCCTTGCACCTGAAGACCCCACCTTTCCTG ACACTTGGGGCACCTACCTTTTAACCACAGAGACGGGACTCCAGAAAG ACCATGCCCTCTGGGATCACACTGCCCAGAATCTCCTTCGGATGGGCCTGGCCTTTCTAGTCCTGGTGGCTCTAGTGTGGTTCCTGGTTGAAGACTGGCTCAGCAGGAAGAGGACTAGAGAGCGAGCCAGCAGAGCTTCCACTTGGGAAGGCAGGAGAAGGCTGAACACACAGACTCTTTGA
- the NCR1 gene encoding natural cytotoxicity triggering receptor 1 isoform X1 — translation MSSTLPALLCVGLCLSQRISAQQQTLPKPFIWAEPHFMVPKEKQVTICCQGNYGAVEYQLHFEGSLFAVDRPKPPERINKVKFYIPDMNSRMAGQYSCIYRVGELWSEPSNLLDLVVTEMYDTPTLSVHPGPEVISGEKVTFYCRLDTATSMFLLLKEGRSSHVQRGYGKVQAEFPLGPVTTAHRGTYRCFGSYNNHAWSFPSEPVKLLVTGDIENTSLAPEDPTFPANSTRELHVHVEP, via the exons ATGTCTTCCACactccctgccctgctctgcgTCG GGCTGTGTCTGAGTCAGAGGATCAGCGCCCAGCAGC AGACTCTCCCAAAACCGTTCATCTGGGCCGAGCCCCATTTCATGGTTCCAAAGGAAAAGCAAGTGACCATCTGTTGCCAGGGAAATTATGGGGCTGTTGAATACCAGCTGCACTTTGAAGGAAGCCTTTTTGCCGTGGACAGACCAAAACCCCCTGAGCGGATTAACAAAGTCAAATTCTACATCCCGGACATGAACTCCCGCATGGCAGGGCAATACAGCTGCATCTATCGGGTTGGGGAGCTCTGGTCAGAGCCCAGCAACTTGCTGGATCTGGTGGTAACAG AAATGTATGACACACCCACCCTCTCGGTTCATCCTGGACCCGAAGTGATCTCGGGAGAGAAGGTGACCTTCTACTGCCGTCTAGACACTGCAACAAGCATGTTCTTACTGCTCAAGGAGGGAAGATCCAGCCACGTACAGCGCGGATACGGGAAGGTCCAGGCGGAGTTCCCCCTGGGCCCTGTGACCACAGCCCACCGAGGGACATACCGATGTTTTGGCTCCTATAACAACCATGCCTGGTCTTTCCCCAGTGAGCCAGTGAAGCTCCTGGTCACAG GCGACATTGAGAACACCAGCCTTGCACCTGAAGACCCCACCTTTCCTG
- the NCR1 gene encoding natural cytotoxicity triggering receptor 1 isoform c precursor (isoform c precursor is encoded by transcript variant 3; The RefSeq protein has 1 substitution compared to this genomic sequence): MSSTLPALLCVGLCLSQRISAQQQTLPKPFIWAEPHFMVPKEKQVTICCQGNYGAVEYQLHFEGSLFAVDRPKPPERINKVQFYIPDMNSRMAGQYSCIYRVGELWSEPSNLLDLVVTEMYDTPTLSVHPGPEVISGEKVTFYCRLDTATSMFLLLKEGRSSHVQRGYGKVQAEFPLGPVTTAHRGTYRCFGSYNNHAWSFPSEPVKLLVTGDIENTSLAPEDPTFPDHALWDHTAQNLLRMGLAFLVLVALVWFLVEDWLSRKRTRERASRASTWEGRRRLNTQTL, encoded by the exons ATGTCTTCCACactccctgccctgctctgcgTCG GGCTGTGTCTGAGTCAGAGGATCAGCGCCCAGCAGC AGACTCTCCCAAAACCGTTCATCTGGGCCGAGCCCCATTTCATGGTTCCAAAGGAAAAGCAAGTGACCATCTGTTGCCAGGGAAATTATGGGGCTGTTGAATACCAGCTGCACTTTGAAGGAAGCCTTTTTGCCGTGGACAGACCAAAACCCCCTGAGCGGATTAACAAAGTCAAATTCTACATCCCGGACATGAACTCCCGCATGGCAGGGCAATACAGCTGCATCTATCGGGTTGGGGAGCTCTGGTCAGAGCCCAGCAACTTGCTGGATCTGGTGGTAACAG AAATGTATGACACACCCACCCTCTCGGTTCATCCTGGACCCGAAGTGATCTCGGGAGAGAAGGTGACCTTCTACTGCCGTCTAGACACTGCAACAAGCATGTTCTTACTGCTCAAGGAGGGAAGATCCAGCCACGTACAGCGCGGATACGGGAAGGTCCAGGCGGAGTTCCCCCTGGGCCCTGTGACCACAGCCCACCGAGGGACATACCGATGTTTTGGCTCCTATAACAACCATGCCTGGTCTTTCCCCAGTGAGCCAGTGAAGCTCCTGGTCACAG GCGACATTGAGAACACCAGCCTTGCACCTGAAGACCCCACCTTTCCTG ACCATGCCCTCTGGGATCACACTGCCCAGAATCTCCTTCGGATGGGCCTGGCCTTTCTAGTCCTGGTGGCTCTAGTGTGGTTCCTGGTTGAAGACTGGCTCAGCAGGAAGAGGACTAGAGAGCGAGCCAGCAGAGCTTCCACTTGGGAAGGCAGGAGAAGGCTGAACACACAGACTCTTTGA
- the NCR1 gene encoding natural cytotoxicity triggering receptor 1 isoform X2, which translates to MSSTLPALLCVGLCLSQRISAQQQTLPKPFIWAEPHFMVPKEKQVTICCQGNYGAVEYQLHFEGSLFAVDRPKPPERINKVKFYIPDMNSRMAGQYSCIYRVGELWSEPSNLLDLVVTEMYDTPTLSVHPGPEVISGEKVTFYCRLDTATSMFLLLKEGRSSHVQRGYGKVQAEFPLGPVTTAHRGTYRCFGSYNNHAWSFPSEPVKLLVTGDIENTSLAPEDPTFPET; encoded by the exons ATGTCTTCCACactccctgccctgctctgcgTCG GGCTGTGTCTGAGTCAGAGGATCAGCGCCCAGCAGC AGACTCTCCCAAAACCGTTCATCTGGGCCGAGCCCCATTTCATGGTTCCAAAGGAAAAGCAAGTGACCATCTGTTGCCAGGGAAATTATGGGGCTGTTGAATACCAGCTGCACTTTGAAGGAAGCCTTTTTGCCGTGGACAGACCAAAACCCCCTGAGCGGATTAACAAAGTCAAATTCTACATCCCGGACATGAACTCCCGCATGGCAGGGCAATACAGCTGCATCTATCGGGTTGGGGAGCTCTGGTCAGAGCCCAGCAACTTGCTGGATCTGGTGGTAACAG AAATGTATGACACACCCACCCTCTCGGTTCATCCTGGACCCGAAGTGATCTCGGGAGAGAAGGTGACCTTCTACTGCCGTCTAGACACTGCAACAAGCATGTTCTTACTGCTCAAGGAGGGAAGATCCAGCCACGTACAGCGCGGATACGGGAAGGTCCAGGCGGAGTTCCCCCTGGGCCCTGTGACCACAGCCCACCGAGGGACATACCGATGTTTTGGCTCCTATAACAACCATGCCTGGTCTTTCCCCAGTGAGCCAGTGAAGCTCCTGGTCACAG GCGACATTGAGAACACCAGCCTTGCACCTGAAGACCCCACCTTTCCTG
- the NCR1 gene encoding natural cytotoxicity triggering receptor 1 isoform X3: MYDTPTLSVHPGPEVISGEKVTFYCRLDTATSMFLLLKEGRSSHVQRGYGKVQAEFPLGPVTTAHRGTYRCFGSYNNHAWSFPSEPVKLLVTGDIENTSLAPEDPTFPADTWGTYLLTTETGLQKDHALWDHTAQNLLRMGLAFLVLVALVWFLVEDWLSRKRTRERASRASTWEGRRRLNTQTL; encoded by the exons ATGTATGACACACCCACCCTCTCGGTTCATCCTGGACCCGAAGTGATCTCGGGAGAGAAGGTGACCTTCTACTGCCGTCTAGACACTGCAACAAGCATGTTCTTACTGCTCAAGGAGGGAAGATCCAGCCACGTACAGCGCGGATACGGGAAGGTCCAGGCGGAGTTCCCCCTGGGCCCTGTGACCACAGCCCACCGAGGGACATACCGATGTTTTGGCTCCTATAACAACCATGCCTGGTCTTTCCCCAGTGAGCCAGTGAAGCTCCTGGTCACAG GCGACATTGAGAACACCAGCCTTGCACCTGAAGACCCCACCTTTCCTG CAGACACTTGGGGCACCTACCTTTTAACCACAGAGACGGGACTCCAGAAAG ACCATGCCCTCTGGGATCACACTGCCCAGAATCTCCTTCGGATGGGCCTGGCCTTTCTAGTCCTGGTGGCTCTAGTGTGGTTCCTGGTTGAAGACTGGCTCAGCAGGAAGAGGACTAGAGAGCGAGCCAGCAGAGCTTCCACTTGGGAAGGCAGGAGAAGGCTGAACACACAGACTCTTTGA